Proteins encoded by one window of Tunturibacter psychrotolerans:
- a CDS encoding MerR family transcriptional regulator, translating into MAQHQPIRKTTPTSGSDIPDKLYFRIGEVAKLCDVPAYVLRFWESEFPQLKPHKGGTGQRLYRRRDVEMALRIKSLLYNEGYTIPGARQVFKSELKHREPQLALTIEGTTPSVDSRQLQKLHKDLRDLHSLLSKSPSRPTIHPIRAPRTPSISRRTPQKLFDLPLLPEDNKS; encoded by the coding sequence ATGGCGCAGCACCAGCCAATCCGCAAAACCACCCCAACCTCCGGGTCCGACATCCCGGACAAGCTCTACTTCCGCATCGGCGAGGTCGCCAAGCTCTGCGACGTCCCCGCCTACGTCCTCCGTTTTTGGGAGAGCGAGTTTCCTCAACTCAAGCCGCACAAGGGCGGCACCGGCCAGCGTCTCTACCGCCGCCGCGACGTTGAAATGGCCCTGCGAATCAAGAGCCTCCTCTACAACGAGGGCTACACCATCCCCGGCGCCCGCCAAGTCTTCAAAAGTGAGCTCAAACATCGAGAGCCGCAGCTGGCCCTGACCATCGAAGGCACCACCCCCAGCGTCGACTCGCGCCAGCTCCAGAAACTGCACAAAGATCTCCGCGACCTTCACTCCCTGCTCTCCAAGTCGCCATCTCGCCCCACCATTCACCCCATCCGCGCCCCCCGCACGCCCAGTATCTCGCGTCGGACTCCGCAAAAGCTGTTCGATCTCCCACTTCTTCCCGAAGACAATAAAAGTTGA
- a CDS encoding NADH:flavin oxidoreductase/NADH oxidase: MTQPTDHLFAPLKLRSLTLPNRIAVSPMCEYSSIDGFANEWHLVHLGSRAVGGAGLIITEAAAVNSEGRITPADLGIWKDEHIPELKRITTFLHQHGTYAGIQLAHAGRKASMSVPWEPTRTMPASEGGWQPVAPSAIRFDEPYPLPTALDRAGMDKIVADFLAAAHRALAAGFDLVEIHSAHGYLLHQFLSPLSNHRTDEYGGSFENRTRFPLEVVKAVRAAWPKHLPLFVRISATDWAPESLGASWDLPQSVAFSKLLKQADVDLVDVSTGGNHPAQQIPVGSGYQVHHSDTIHREAQIPTAAVGMITEPAQADQIVRTGQADLILLARELLRNPYWPLHAAAVLHQSTTWPVQYLRSARGKTEPRQPVFTPGA; encoded by the coding sequence GTGACCCAGCCAACCGACCATCTCTTCGCCCCCCTCAAGCTCCGCAGCCTCACTCTGCCCAACCGCATCGCCGTCTCCCCCATGTGCGAATACTCCTCCATCGACGGATTCGCCAACGAATGGCATCTCGTCCACCTCGGAAGCCGCGCCGTCGGCGGCGCCGGCCTCATCATCACAGAGGCCGCAGCGGTAAACTCCGAAGGCCGCATCACCCCAGCCGACCTCGGCATCTGGAAAGACGAGCACATCCCCGAACTCAAGCGCATCACCACCTTCCTGCACCAGCACGGCACCTACGCCGGCATCCAGCTCGCCCACGCCGGCCGCAAAGCTAGCATGTCCGTCCCATGGGAGCCCACCCGCACCATGCCCGCCTCTGAAGGCGGCTGGCAGCCCGTCGCCCCCTCCGCCATCCGCTTCGACGAGCCCTACCCGCTCCCCACCGCACTCGATCGCGCCGGCATGGACAAGATCGTCGCCGACTTCCTCGCAGCTGCCCATCGTGCCCTCGCCGCCGGCTTCGACCTCGTTGAGATCCACTCCGCCCACGGCTATCTCCTCCACCAGTTCCTCTCTCCGCTCTCCAACCACCGCACCGACGAGTACGGCGGCAGCTTCGAAAACCGCACCCGCTTCCCCCTCGAAGTCGTCAAAGCCGTCCGCGCCGCCTGGCCCAAACACCTGCCGCTTTTCGTCCGCATCTCCGCCACCGACTGGGCTCCCGAGTCCCTCGGTGCAAGCTGGGATCTCCCCCAATCCGTCGCCTTCTCCAAACTCCTCAAACAGGCAGATGTCGATCTCGTAGACGTCTCCACCGGTGGCAACCACCCCGCCCAGCAGATTCCCGTCGGCTCCGGCTATCAGGTCCACCACTCCGACACCATCCACCGCGAGGCCCAGATCCCCACCGCTGCCGTCGGAATGATCACCGAACCAGCCCAGGCCGACCAGATCGTTCGCACCGGCCAAGCCGACCTCATCCTGCTCGCGCGAGAGCTCCTCCGCAACCCCTACTGGCCTCTTCACGCCGCCGCCGTCCTCCACCAGTCCACCACCTGGCCCGTCCAGTACCTCCGCAGCGCCCGCGGCAAAACCGAGCCACGCCAACCCGTCTTCACCCCAGGTGCCTGA
- a CDS encoding FAD-dependent monooxygenase codes for MKTDVLIAGAGPVGLTMASELSRYGLSVRLVDKNTQRTDKSKAIVLWARTLELINRMSPNCADRFIETGLKTESVNILSGSEHIGHADMKEVDSKYKFVVMIPQSDTERLLEEHLATFNIKAERQTELTDFKETSDGVTYVLKHADGSEETAEASWLIGADGAHSIVRHKLNKEFHGSTLLSDWMLADIYLTGVQGTPAINIYWHADGILALFPLQGTRHRIIANVGESSGPIGEGNRPAPTVEDIQRVLDTRGPGGIKAEDSVWRSNFSINERKVDDYRSGRVFVAGDAAHVHSPAGGQGMNTGMQDAFNLTWKLALVSRGICQPEPLLSSYSAERSPVAKVLLEFTGRATEAALLRGGVKQSIRNHVASLVLGFAPVTHTMANLLSEISIGYSDSPLNAHTQHPRHGVKPGKRALIRENEPPVGFGDAPRFALFAESNNLPSALLLKYSALLEATPRAPLSPDSLSLVRPDGYVALATKSGDWNAVDAYLNQFLPKAS; via the coding sequence ATGAAGACAGATGTTCTCATTGCAGGAGCAGGGCCAGTCGGGCTCACGATGGCATCCGAGTTGTCCCGTTATGGCTTATCCGTTCGTCTTGTCGACAAAAACACGCAGCGTACCGATAAATCGAAGGCCATTGTCTTGTGGGCTCGCACACTGGAGCTCATCAATCGGATGTCCCCGAACTGCGCGGATCGCTTCATCGAGACCGGACTCAAAACCGAGTCAGTCAATATCCTCTCCGGCAGCGAACATATCGGTCACGCCGACATGAAGGAAGTTGACTCCAAGTACAAGTTCGTTGTGATGATTCCTCAGAGCGATACAGAGCGCCTGCTGGAAGAGCATCTTGCCACCTTCAACATAAAAGCGGAGCGGCAGACTGAGCTGACAGATTTCAAGGAGACTTCCGATGGTGTGACTTATGTGCTGAAACACGCCGACGGCAGCGAAGAGACCGCAGAGGCCTCGTGGCTCATCGGCGCCGACGGTGCTCACAGCATCGTAAGGCACAAACTCAACAAGGAGTTTCACGGCAGCACCCTTCTCAGCGACTGGATGCTGGCCGACATCTATCTCACCGGAGTACAGGGAACTCCCGCCATCAACATCTATTGGCATGCTGATGGAATTCTCGCGCTCTTTCCGCTCCAGGGAACGAGGCACCGCATCATCGCAAATGTGGGAGAGTCTTCCGGCCCGATCGGCGAAGGCAACCGCCCTGCTCCTACAGTCGAAGATATCCAGCGTGTTCTCGACACGCGCGGCCCTGGCGGAATCAAGGCCGAGGATTCCGTGTGGCGGTCGAACTTCAGCATCAACGAGCGCAAGGTTGACGACTACCGGTCCGGCCGCGTCTTTGTCGCCGGCGATGCTGCGCACGTCCACAGCCCCGCGGGCGGTCAGGGGATGAACACCGGTATGCAGGATGCATTCAATCTCACCTGGAAGCTGGCGCTGGTGTCGCGCGGCATCTGCCAGCCTGAGCCATTGCTGAGCAGCTATAGCGCCGAGCGTAGCCCAGTCGCAAAAGTGCTCCTTGAATTCACCGGCAGAGCCACGGAGGCGGCACTGCTTCGCGGCGGCGTCAAGCAGTCTATCCGCAACCATGTAGCGTCTCTTGTCTTAGGCTTCGCGCCTGTCACGCACACAATGGCGAATTTGCTCTCGGAGATATCGATTGGGTATTCAGACAGTCCTTTGAACGCGCACACACAGCACCCGCGCCATGGCGTCAAACCAGGTAAGCGGGCTCTGATTCGTGAAAATGAGCCGCCTGTCGGCTTCGGCGATGCTCCGCGATTTGCTCTCTTCGCGGAATCCAACAACTTGCCCTCAGCCCTGCTACTAAAATACAGCGCTCTCCTTGAGGCCACGCCACGCGCTCCTTTATCTCCCGATAGTCTTTCGCTGGTTCGTCCTGACGGATACGTCGCTCTTGCCACAAAGAGCGGTGATTGGAACGCCGTTGATGCTTACCTCAATCAGTTTTTGCCGAAGGCAAGTTGA
- the pyrR gene encoding bifunctional pyr operon transcriptional regulator/uracil phosphoribosyltransferase PyrR — translation MSEDTEVRKPKFREKGRLMSASEIERTLVRLAHEIVEKHGGSKNVGLVGIKRRGVPLAERLGKLIEKIEKHPVDVGVLDISFYRDDLSTDGPRPKVTPGAIGFDVTGRDIVLMDDVLYTGRTIRAALDALFDYGRPKSVRLLVLIDRGHRELPIEATYVGRLIPTSKREIIEVKLNEVDGQEQVLLVEVVD, via the coding sequence ATGAGTGAAGATACTGAAGTTCGGAAGCCGAAGTTTCGTGAAAAGGGCAGGCTGATGTCGGCCTCAGAGATCGAGCGTACGCTGGTGCGGCTGGCGCATGAGATCGTGGAAAAACATGGCGGCAGCAAGAATGTCGGCCTGGTGGGGATCAAGCGGAGAGGGGTTCCGCTGGCGGAGAGGTTGGGCAAGCTGATCGAGAAGATTGAGAAGCATCCGGTGGATGTGGGGGTGCTGGATATCAGCTTTTATCGCGACGATCTTTCGACCGATGGGCCGAGGCCGAAGGTGACGCCTGGGGCGATCGGGTTCGATGTGACAGGGCGCGACATCGTTTTGATGGATGACGTGCTGTATACCGGGCGGACGATTCGGGCGGCGCTGGATGCTTTGTTTGATTATGGCCGGCCGAAGAGCGTGCGGTTGCTGGTGTTGATCGATCGCGGGCATCGTGAGTTGCCGATTGAGGCGACGTACGTGGGGCGGCTTATTCCTACATCGAAGCGGGAGATTATCGAGGTGAAGCTGAACGAGGTCGATGGGCAGGAGCAGGTGCTGCTGGTTGAAGTGGTGGATTGA
- a CDS encoding aspartate carbamoyltransferase catalytic subunit, with protein sequence MKSSEYAAGSLLTVANLSVEDVAAILAATDRLERMAAAERARILAGRRIALLFYESSTRTRTSFELAAKSLGAMTTLVSDKSSSIEKGESLKDTGLTLRALGAECIVLRHANSGAPYLLAKATGLPVLNAGDGMHEHPSQALLDLRTMLARLSGVGGRLVNGKTLDGVTVVITGDILHSRVARSNAMLLPRLGAKVVLCGPKELLPEDALGLGVHGASGCVVIERDFDKALKQAQVVMMLRIQRERLAGLELDLGDYISRYQLDEERLAARSPEALVMHPGPMIRGLEIAGEVADGPNSAIEDQVRHGLAVRTALLVRALGVGGFESVTV encoded by the coding sequence ATGAAGAGTTCTGAGTATGCTGCGGGTTCTTTGCTGACGGTGGCGAACCTGTCGGTGGAGGATGTGGCGGCGATTCTGGCGGCGACGGACCGGCTGGAACGCATGGCTGCGGCGGAGCGGGCGAGGATTCTGGCGGGGCGGCGGATTGCGCTGCTGTTTTATGAGTCGAGCACGCGGACGAGGACTTCGTTTGAGCTGGCGGCGAAGTCGCTGGGGGCGATGACGACGCTGGTGAGCGATAAGTCTTCTTCGATTGAGAAGGGCGAGAGCCTGAAGGATACGGGGTTGACGCTGAGGGCGCTGGGGGCGGAGTGCATTGTGCTTCGGCATGCGAACTCTGGGGCGCCGTATTTGTTGGCTAAGGCGACGGGGCTGCCGGTGTTGAATGCCGGGGATGGGATGCATGAGCATCCTTCGCAGGCGCTGCTGGATCTGCGGACGATGCTGGCGCGGCTGTCGGGTGTGGGTGGGCGGCTGGTGAACGGGAAGACGCTGGATGGCGTGACGGTGGTGATTACGGGGGATATTCTGCATAGCCGGGTGGCGCGATCGAATGCGATGTTGCTGCCGCGGCTGGGAGCGAAGGTGGTGTTGTGCGGGCCGAAGGAGTTGTTGCCGGAGGATGCGCTGGGGTTGGGCGTCCATGGGGCGAGTGGCTGCGTGGTGATTGAGCGGGATTTTGATAAGGCGTTGAAGCAGGCGCAGGTTGTGATGATGCTGCGGATTCAGCGGGAGCGGCTGGCGGGGCTGGAGCTGGATCTGGGGGACTATATTTCGCGGTATCAGTTGGATGAGGAGCGGTTGGCGGCGCGGTCGCCGGAGGCTCTGGTGATGCATCCGGGGCCGATGATTCGTGGGCTGGAGATCGCGGGTGAGGTGGCGGATGGGCCTAACTCCGCGATTGAGGATCAGGTGCGGCATGGGCTGGCGGTGAGGACGGCGTTGCTGGTGAGGGCGCTGGGCGTGGGCGGATTTGAGAGTGTAACGGTATGA
- a CDS encoding dihydroorotase, whose product MSDILILNGRVVDPSSGLDAERDVLLRHGRVAAVEMPGALRVAKAKETIDAKGMIVAPGLVDVHVHLREPGQTYKESIKTGTAAAAAGGFTSVVAMPNTVPVNDTVARLEWMLDAARGACVKLFAMPAATFGSLGEEITDFHQLQRAGAVGFTDDGKPVLVDRVMRAALVAAAGIGVPVSQHAEDTRLTGGCSMNAGPVAFRLGLRGMTVEAESKIVERDVRLLKDIEQHDGLRPHLHVQHVSTAKAMEAIRQAKREGLHVTCEVAPHHFTLTDEAIGEYDTNAKMNPPLRNDADRLAMIAGLMDGTVDCIATDHAPHALFEKEQEFERAPNGITGLETALGLALRVLHKGQGMSISRVIELMSAHPARVVSLDGRGTLRVDSFADVVVFDPAAEWNFEAVKSRSKSRNTPFDGAPMLGRVVATISEGTLVYRG is encoded by the coding sequence ATGAGTGACATATTGATTTTGAATGGGCGGGTGGTGGATCCGTCGAGTGGCCTGGATGCGGAGCGGGATGTGCTGCTGCGGCATGGGCGGGTGGCTGCGGTGGAGATGCCAGGGGCTCTGCGGGTGGCGAAGGCGAAGGAGACGATTGACGCGAAGGGGATGATCGTTGCGCCGGGGCTGGTGGATGTACATGTGCATTTGCGGGAGCCGGGGCAGACTTATAAGGAGTCGATCAAGACGGGGACGGCGGCCGCTGCTGCGGGTGGGTTTACGAGCGTGGTGGCGATGCCGAATACTGTGCCGGTGAATGATACGGTTGCGAGGCTGGAGTGGATGTTGGATGCCGCGCGTGGGGCTTGCGTGAAGCTGTTTGCGATGCCGGCGGCGACGTTCGGAAGTCTGGGGGAGGAGATCACGGATTTTCATCAGCTGCAGCGGGCGGGGGCTGTGGGGTTCACTGACGATGGGAAGCCGGTGCTGGTTGATCGTGTGATGCGTGCGGCGCTGGTGGCTGCGGCGGGGATTGGTGTGCCGGTGTCGCAGCATGCGGAGGATACGCGGCTGACGGGCGGATGCAGCATGAACGCAGGGCCGGTGGCATTTCGGCTGGGGCTGCGCGGGATGACGGTGGAGGCGGAGTCGAAGATTGTGGAGCGGGATGTTCGCTTGTTGAAGGATATCGAGCAGCATGATGGGTTGCGGCCGCATTTGCACGTGCAGCATGTATCGACGGCGAAGGCAATGGAGGCGATTCGTCAGGCGAAGCGTGAAGGGTTGCATGTGACGTGCGAGGTGGCGCCGCATCACTTTACGCTGACGGATGAGGCGATTGGGGAATACGACACGAATGCGAAGATGAATCCTCCGCTGCGGAATGACGCGGACAGGTTGGCGATGATTGCCGGGTTGATGGATGGGACGGTGGATTGTATTGCGACCGATCATGCTCCGCATGCGCTGTTTGAGAAGGAGCAGGAGTTTGAGCGTGCGCCGAATGGAATTACGGGGCTGGAGACGGCGCTAGGGCTGGCGTTGCGGGTGTTGCACAAGGGCCAGGGGATGTCGATCTCGCGTGTGATTGAGTTGATGAGTGCGCATCCGGCCAGGGTTGTTTCGCTCGACGGGCGTGGGACGCTGAGAGTGGATAGCTTTGCGGATGTGGTGGTGTTCGATCCGGCGGCGGAGTGGAATTTTGAGGCGGTGAAGTCCAGGTCGAAGTCGCGTAATACTCCGTTTGACGGCGCGCCGATGCTGGGTCGGGTCGTGGCAACGATTAGCGAAGGCACTCTCGTATACCGAGGATAG
- a CDS encoding VOC family protein: MPNLKIVYLELPAQELAASRDFYANLFGWSFQAYGPTYAAFSESGTEGGFNADPAERTKAPLPVIESQNLEETEQSILKAGGKITLPIFSFPGGRRFHFIDPAGNELAIMQRE, encoded by the coding sequence ATGCCTAACTTAAAAATCGTCTACCTCGAGCTACCAGCTCAAGAGCTGGCTGCAAGCCGGGACTTCTACGCCAACCTCTTCGGCTGGTCCTTCCAGGCCTACGGCCCCACTTATGCCGCGTTCTCTGAGAGCGGCACCGAAGGAGGCTTCAACGCCGACCCCGCCGAACGCACCAAAGCCCCGCTACCTGTCATCGAATCGCAAAATCTCGAAGAGACCGAGCAGAGCATCCTGAAAGCCGGCGGCAAGATCACCCTCCCCATCTTCAGCTTCCCCGGCGGTCGCCGCTTCCACTTCATCGACCCCGCCGGCAACGAACTAGCGATCATGCAGCGCGAATAA